A genomic stretch from Telmatocola sphagniphila includes:
- a CDS encoding ArnT family glycosyltransferase — protein MKYFRSLAVVIWIATCLFFFLYRAQVFIESNSATFDEGVHLSAGYSYWSRGDFRLNHETPPLSKLIASLPLYLFKHLPFQPTGEQWDRSDMWNIANDFLFRSALPPQEVLAWGRWSSVPVGLALVVLIGWWSYRLFGLLAGCFCLGLACSEPNLLAFSCIINSDMCLTLFTFASTYCSWEYFRKPGRFWFILSGVAIGLSLASKFSALFFLPGLFVCWIILLYRRKNISPAMTPFTALFRLCLIATLALLPCYFFFQFPQFGQGLKQQLVRNNFDPPEFYLMGEISTRGWYHYFLTTFYLKQTPALQLATFLIVCSLITAASVQVLAKVSSMPDWLFLLVPPLLFFGLMSFLRVDLGIRIILPVIALHILVCGVLLCRTVFTRNRRFLSITCWIGLISLLLGVDVYFGFRLRGLELAYQLQSSSSDFTKPYGYDFWETLGDSNLDWGQDLIRLKNWMAANDQKSIYLAYIGTAPAEAYGIDFIPLPAWGRLAPWPEPQPDAVKPNYVAISVSCLQGLHLKDHEMYRWLLEFEPVTRLGLAIWVYDLRDKPKMRERIERLAEQVAHAK, from the coding sequence ATGAAATATTTCCGAAGCCTCGCCGTCGTAATTTGGATAGCGACGTGTCTGTTTTTCTTTCTGTATCGAGCCCAGGTGTTTATTGAGAGTAATTCGGCGACCTTCGATGAAGGAGTGCACCTCTCGGCTGGTTACTCCTACTGGTCGCGCGGGGATTTTCGACTGAATCACGAGACGCCGCCGCTCTCGAAATTGATAGCCAGCCTGCCGCTCTATCTGTTCAAGCACTTACCGTTTCAACCGACCGGCGAACAATGGGACCGGAGCGATATGTGGAATATCGCCAACGATTTTCTGTTTCGTTCCGCGCTGCCGCCGCAGGAAGTCCTGGCCTGGGGACGCTGGTCGAGCGTCCCGGTGGGACTGGCTTTGGTGGTGTTGATCGGCTGGTGGAGCTACCGGCTGTTCGGGCTTCTAGCCGGTTGTTTCTGTCTGGGACTGGCCTGTAGCGAGCCGAATCTGCTCGCCTTCAGTTGCATCATCAACAGCGATATGTGCTTAACGCTGTTTACCTTTGCTTCAACGTACTGTTCCTGGGAATACTTTCGGAAGCCCGGTCGATTCTGGTTTATCCTCTCGGGTGTCGCCATCGGCCTCTCGCTGGCCAGCAAATTCTCGGCTCTGTTTTTCCTGCCGGGTCTTTTCGTCTGTTGGATAATTCTCCTCTATCGCCGAAAAAACATCTCTCCCGCGATGACGCCGTTTACGGCTCTGTTTCGGCTTTGCCTGATCGCCACGCTGGCGTTATTACCCTGCTATTTTTTCTTTCAGTTTCCGCAGTTCGGGCAGGGACTGAAGCAGCAGCTGGTGAGAAACAATTTCGATCCGCCGGAGTTTTATCTGATGGGCGAAATCTCCACCCGAGGCTGGTATCACTACTTTCTGACAACCTTTTATTTGAAGCAGACTCCAGCCCTTCAACTCGCAACTTTCTTAATTGTGTGCTCTTTGATAACTGCGGCTAGCGTACAGGTTCTCGCCAAAGTCAGTTCGATGCCGGATTGGCTCTTTCTGCTCGTGCCCCCCCTATTATTTTTCGGGCTAATGTCTTTTTTGCGCGTCGATCTCGGGATTCGCATTATTCTGCCGGTGATAGCTTTACACATTCTGGTCTGCGGAGTCTTGCTTTGCAGAACGGTATTCACTCGGAATAGGCGTTTTCTGAGTATTACTTGCTGGATCGGGCTGATTTCACTCCTTTTGGGAGTCGATGTCTACTTCGGATTCCGACTGCGCGGCTTAGAACTCGCTTACCAGTTGCAGAGCTCAAGCTCGGATTTCACCAAACCCTATGGATATGATTTCTGGGAAACGCTGGGCGACTCCAACCTCGATTGGGGCCAGGATCTGATTCGACTCAAGAATTGGATGGCGGCGAACGATCAAAAGTCGATCTATCTCGCCTATATCGGCACCGCCCCCGCCGAGGCTTATGGAATCGATTTTATTCCGCTGCCGGCCTGGGGACGCCTGGCACCCTGGCCGGAACCTCAACCCGATGCAGTGAAACCCAATTACGTGGCGATCAGCGTCTCGTGCCTGCAAGGACTACATCTGAAGGATCACGAGATGTATCGCTGGCTTTTAGAATTCGAACCCGTCACCCGACTCGGATTGGCAATCTGGGTATACGATTTGCGAGACAAACCTAAAATGCGGGAGAGAATTGAACGCCTAGCAGAACAGGTTGCGCATGCAAAATAA
- a CDS encoding NAD(P)/FAD-dependent oxidoreductase codes for MQNKHHLVVVGGGFGGLSLVQALRKTDIDITLVDKRNHHLFQPLLYQVATGGLSPANISTPLRELFRKQINCRVVMDEMVDLDLTTRQILLGDKKLPYDTLVIAAGATNSYFGNDQWATHAVGLKSIEEATEIRARVLSAFERAELSTDEAEINRLLTFVVIGGGPTGVEMAGAISELSHHTLKGDFRKIDATKARILLVEGSDRLLAAFEPTSSARALHSLEKMGVEVWTKSRVKEIHPDHIVVDHQGSLQKIYAGAIVWGAGVKGNTIGAKVAAACGVTVDRGGRIPVLPDLSVANHPDIYVIGDIAAAPMEEGKFVPGLAPAAMQMGEFVARKLKSRLVGAKDPGNFRYVNKGNMATIGRAQAVVELPFPKINFGGYLAWLAWLFVHINYLIMFQNRLLVMLQWSWTYFTRNRSALLITHPREEDMKPVVGAVSQPPTV; via the coding sequence ATGCAAAATAAGCATCATCTGGTGGTGGTCGGGGGCGGCTTTGGAGGCCTCTCCCTGGTACAGGCTCTCCGAAAAACCGATATCGATATCACTCTGGTCGATAAACGCAATCACCATCTGTTTCAACCGCTGCTCTATCAGGTTGCTACCGGAGGCCTCTCCCCCGCTAACATTTCCACCCCGTTACGCGAACTGTTTCGAAAACAGATCAATTGTCGCGTGGTCATGGACGAAATGGTCGACCTAGACCTCACCACCCGACAGATCCTTCTGGGTGACAAAAAACTCCCATACGATACGCTGGTAATCGCGGCGGGGGCCACCAACAGCTATTTCGGCAACGATCAGTGGGCGACCCACGCCGTCGGGCTCAAATCGATTGAAGAAGCCACCGAAATTCGAGCTCGCGTGCTCTCCGCGTTCGAACGGGCCGAACTTTCCACCGATGAAGCGGAAATCAATCGACTCCTGACTTTCGTGGTCATCGGCGGCGGCCCGACCGGTGTGGAGATGGCCGGGGCCATCAGCGAACTTTCTCACCACACTCTGAAAGGGGATTTTCGCAAAATCGACGCGACCAAAGCCCGAATTCTCCTGGTTGAAGGCAGCGATCGCTTACTCGCCGCGTTCGAACCCACAAGTTCGGCCCGGGCCCTGCACAGCTTGGAAAAGATGGGAGTCGAAGTTTGGACGAAATCGCGGGTGAAGGAGATTCATCCCGATCATATTGTCGTCGATCACCAGGGATCCTTGCAGAAGATCTATGCCGGGGCGATTGTCTGGGGTGCGGGCGTTAAGGGCAACACCATCGGAGCGAAAGTGGCCGCCGCCTGTGGCGTCACGGTCGATCGGGGCGGGCGAATCCCTGTCCTGCCCGATCTCAGCGTGGCCAATCATCCCGACATTTACGTCATCGGCGATATTGCCGCCGCGCCGATGGAAGAGGGAAAATTCGTTCCCGGTCTGGCACCGGCCGCCATGCAGATGGGGGAATTTGTCGCCCGCAAATTAAAATCGCGCTTGGTTGGAGCCAAGGATCCGGGCAACTTCCGCTATGTCAACAAAGGAAATATGGCGACCATCGGCCGGGCCCAGGCGGTGGTGGAATTGCCCTTCCCCAAAATCAATTTCGGCGGCTACCTGGCCTGGCTCGCCTGGCTGTTCGTGCACATCAATTATCTGATCATGTTCCAAAATCGCCTGCTGGTGATGCTACAGTGGTCCTGGACCTATTTCACGCGAAACCGATCAGCTCTGCTGATCACGCATCCCCGCGAAGAAGATATGAAACCGGTGGTGGGGGCAGTCTCCCAACCGCCGACAGTTTAA